The following proteins are co-located in the Gossypium hirsutum isolate 1008001.06 chromosome A02, Gossypium_hirsutum_v2.1, whole genome shotgun sequence genome:
- the LOC107940166 gene encoding uncharacterized protein isoform X2, with amino-acid sequence MQFMNHRPRVSLNFHFTQPKMNAQFKSLETRHRFSRKSRRGIKVYFDSRSNRSFPSIWRGESTEDAIRERKRESTCSETALLQRKYGRN; translated from the exons ATGCAGTTTATGAATCACCGTCCTAGAGTCTCCCTCAACTTCCACTTCACTCAGCCCAAGATGAATGCCCAGTTCAAGAGCCTGGAGACACGCCATCGCTTCAGCCGCAAAAGCCGACG CGGCATCAAAGTTTATTTTGACTCTCGATCCAACCGGAGCTTCCCATCTATTTGGAGAGGAGAGTCGACTG AAGATGCCATACGGGAGCGGAAACGAGAGAGCACTTGTTCAGAGACTGCCCTGTTGCAAAGGAAATATGGGAGAAATTAA
- the LOC107940166 gene encoding uncharacterized protein isoform X1, with amino-acid sequence MQFMNHRPRVSLNFHFTQPKMNAQFKSLETRHRFSRKSRRGIKVYFDSRSNRSFPSIWRGESTGEYSVRSGYKYLHEGQNQLQINYKQFYKRLWNLELPSKIKITIWRCSRNYLPNYSNLHYKRLMGLATCRRCHTGAETREHLFRDCPVAKEIWEKLNICWPSSVANYDFLEVLITMFESHSISKCRMITCALWAIWANRNRFLHEGESRSGSQVADFVLNYLKELDDLNHFFPIFEEPILLKYEEL; translated from the exons ATGCAGTTTATGAATCACCGTCCTAGAGTCTCCCTCAACTTCCACTTCACTCAGCCCAAGATGAATGCCCAGTTCAAGAGCCTGGAGACACGCCATCGCTTCAGCCGCAAAAGCCGACG CGGCATCAAAGTTTATTTTGACTCTCGATCCAACCGGAGCTTCCCATCTATTTGGAGAGGAGAGTCGACTGGTGAGTACTCGGTTCGGAGTGGATACAAGTATCTACATGAAGGCCAGAATCAATTACAGATTAATTACAAACAATTTTACAAGCGCCTATGGAATCTAGAGTTGccttctaaaattaaaattacaatttggCGATGCTCTCGTAACTATCTGCCTAACTATAGTAATCTACACTATAAACGGTTGATGGGGCTTGCCACTTGCAGAAGATGCCATACGGGAGCGGAAACGAGAGAGCACTTGTTCAGAGACTGCCCTGTTGCAAAGGAAATATGGGAGAAATTAAATATTTGTTGGCCTAGTTCTGTTGCAAATTATGACTTTCTAGAAGTGCTAATAACAATGTTTGAATCTCATTCTATTTCCAAGTGTAGGATGATTACTTGCGCATTATGGGCGATTTGGGCCAACAGAAACAGGTTTCTACATGAAGGGGAATCTAGATCGGGATCTCAGGTAGCAGATTTTGTTTTAAACTATCTAAAGGAGTTAGATGATTTGAATCACTTTTTTCCGATTTTTGAAGAGCCTATTTTGTTGAAATACGAAGAACTTTGA